From Streptomyces cyaneogriseus subsp. noncyanogenus, the proteins below share one genomic window:
- a CDS encoding UBP-type zinc finger domain-containing protein has protein sequence MKQCTHADALPHPDPEPLSGTCPECLAEGTDPVQLRLCLTCGHVGCCDSSPGRHATAHHRGTGHPVMRTFEPGESWRWCFVDHVLV, from the coding sequence ATGAAACAGTGCACGCACGCCGACGCGCTGCCGCACCCGGATCCCGAACCTCTGAGCGGGACATGCCCCGAATGTCTGGCCGAAGGCACGGACCCGGTGCAGCTCCGGCTCTGCCTCACCTGCGGTCACGTCGGCTGCTGCGACTCCTCGCCGGGGCGGCACGCGACCGCGCACCACAGGGGGACCGGCCACCCGGTGATGCGCACCTTCGAGCCCGGGGAGAGCTGGCGCTGGTGCTTCGTCGACCACGTCCTCGTGTGA
- a CDS encoding Na+/H+ antiporter, with product MDVMPLLLLVAGSAAVAAAARRTPVPGPLLLVAAGLAVSYLPGVPTYTLDPHVVLPLLLPPLLYTAATDSSYLDLRAQVRPVALLSVGYVLFATFAVGWAAYLIVPDLPLTAALVLGAVVAPPDAVAATAVARRVGLPSRITTILQGESLVNDATAITAYKVALAAAVGEGATWAGGIGEFLLAAVGGVAVGLVLMVPIQWLRTRLREALLQNTLSLLIPFAAYAAAEQVHASGVLAVVVVALHLGHRAWQVDFATRLQEDAVWKMVAFVLESSVFALIGLQLPVVLDGLGTYAGADAAWYAVALFLVVVAARFAWVYPATFLPRMLSARVRAREEEPTWKAPFVVGWAGMRGVVSLAIAFSIPLTVHGGAPFPGRDLILFLTFTTVIGTLVVQGVTLPPLIRLLRFPGRDAQAETLAEANAQAQASLAAERRLTELLTDERNALPGPLADRLRTVLERRRNAVWERLGQSNPVTGESADDTYRRLSREMIGAEREVFVALRDARRIDDEMLRTLLRRLDLEEAAAYRETAR from the coding sequence GTGGACGTGATGCCGCTGTTGTTGCTGGTGGCGGGGAGCGCGGCGGTCGCCGCGGCGGCCCGGCGCACCCCCGTGCCGGGGCCCCTGCTGCTGGTCGCCGCGGGGCTGGCGGTCTCCTACCTGCCCGGGGTGCCCACGTACACCCTCGACCCGCACGTCGTCCTGCCGCTGCTGCTGCCCCCGCTGCTGTACACGGCGGCCACCGACAGCTCCTACCTCGATCTGCGGGCGCAGGTGCGGCCGGTCGCGCTGCTGTCGGTGGGGTACGTCCTCTTCGCGACCTTCGCCGTCGGCTGGGCCGCCTATCTGATCGTGCCGGACCTGCCGCTGACCGCGGCGCTGGTGCTGGGCGCGGTGGTGGCACCGCCGGACGCGGTCGCGGCCACCGCGGTCGCGCGCCGGGTGGGGCTGCCGTCCCGGATCACCACGATCCTCCAGGGCGAGTCCCTGGTGAACGACGCCACCGCGATCACCGCCTACAAGGTGGCGCTCGCGGCGGCGGTCGGCGAAGGCGCCACCTGGGCCGGCGGCATCGGAGAGTTCCTGCTCGCCGCGGTCGGCGGCGTCGCCGTCGGGCTGGTGCTGATGGTGCCGATCCAGTGGCTGCGCACCCGGCTGCGGGAGGCGCTGCTGCAGAACACGCTCTCCCTGCTCATCCCCTTCGCCGCCTACGCGGCGGCCGAGCAGGTGCACGCCTCCGGCGTCCTGGCGGTGGTCGTCGTCGCGCTCCACCTCGGCCATCGCGCGTGGCAGGTCGATTTCGCCACGCGCCTCCAGGAGGACGCGGTGTGGAAGATGGTGGCCTTCGTCCTGGAGTCCTCCGTCTTCGCGCTGATCGGACTCCAGCTCCCGGTGGTCCTCGACGGCCTCGGGACGTACGCGGGCGCGGACGCCGCCTGGTACGCGGTGGCCCTCTTCCTGGTCGTCGTCGCGGCCCGGTTCGCGTGGGTGTACCCGGCGACCTTCCTGCCCCGGATGCTGTCCGCGCGGGTGCGCGCGCGGGAGGAGGAACCCACCTGGAAGGCGCCGTTCGTCGTCGGCTGGGCGGGCATGCGCGGTGTGGTCTCGCTGGCGATCGCCTTCTCCATCCCGCTCACCGTGCACGGCGGCGCGCCCTTCCCCGGGCGCGACCTCATCCTGTTCCTCACCTTCACCACCGTCATCGGCACCCTGGTCGTGCAGGGCGTGACCCTGCCGCCGCTGATCCGCCTGCTGCGGTTCCCCGGACGCGACGCGCAGGCGGAGACGCTCGCGGAGGCCAACGCCCAGGCGCAGGCCTCGCTGGCCGCCGAGCGGCGCTTGACGGAGCTGCTGACCGACGAGCGCAACGCGCTTCCCGGACCGCTCGCCGACCGGCTGCGCACGGTCCTGGAGCGCCGCCGCAACGCCGTGTGGGAACGGCTCGGCCAGTCCAACCCGGTCACCGGCGAGAGCGCCGACGACACCTACCGGCGGCTGTCCCGGGAGATGATCGGCGCCGAGCGCGAGGTCTTCGTCGCGCTGCGGGACGCCCGCCGGATCGACGACGAGATGCTCAGGACGCTGCTGCGCAGGCTGGACCTGGAGGAGGCGGCGGCCTACCGGGAGACCGCGCGGTGA
- a CDS encoding 1-aminocyclopropane-1-carboxylate deaminase/D-cysteine desulfhydrase, with the protein MTDNGAVTGPDVLHPRLPSPLREVTDDRFARHGIRLLLKRDDLIHPELVGNKWRKLAPNLAAAAGRPVVTFGGAYSNHLRATAAAGRLLGVPTIGVVRGQELAGRPLNPSLARCARDGMRLHFVDRSTYRRKAEPEAREAILRACGAEDAYVVPEGGSNAAAVRGCRALGEELGDVADVVAVACGTGGTLAGLAAGLSPGRRALGVAVLRGGFLAGDVRRLQERAFGGPRGDWRLEERFHFGGYARVPPELDAFAADFERRHGLPVERLYVAKMLYALTALAEEGAFPRGSTVAAVVTGRPFP; encoded by the coding sequence ATGACCGACAATGGTGCCGTGACCGGCCCGGACGTCCTCCATCCCCGCCTCCCCTCCCCGCTGCGGGAGGTGACGGACGACCGTTTCGCCCGGCACGGCATCCGCCTGCTGCTCAAGCGCGACGACCTGATCCATCCGGAGCTGGTCGGCAACAAGTGGCGCAAACTCGCTCCCAACCTCGCGGCGGCGGCCGGCCGTCCGGTCGTCACGTTCGGCGGCGCCTACTCCAACCACCTCCGGGCCACCGCCGCCGCGGGCCGCCTGCTCGGCGTGCCCACCATCGGCGTGGTCCGCGGCCAGGAACTCGCCGGCCGGCCGCTCAACCCCTCCCTGGCCCGGTGCGCGCGCGACGGCATGCGGCTGCATTTCGTCGACAGATCGACATATCGGCGCAAGGCCGAGCCCGAGGCGCGCGAGGCGATCCTGCGCGCGTGCGGCGCCGAGGACGCGTACGTCGTGCCCGAGGGCGGCAGCAACGCCGCCGCCGTGCGCGGCTGCCGCGCGCTCGGGGAGGAGCTGGGGGACGTGGCCGATGTCGTCGCCGTGGCGTGCGGCACCGGGGGCACCCTGGCCGGACTGGCCGCCGGCCTCTCCCCCGGCCGGCGGGCTCTGGGCGTGGCCGTCCTCAGGGGCGGCTTCCTCGCCGGCGACGTACGGCGGCTCCAGGAGCGGGCGTTCGGCGGTCCGCGCGGCGACTGGCGGCTGGAGGAGCGCTTCCATTTCGGCGGCTACGCGCGCGTCCCGCCCGAGCTCGACGCCTTCGCGGCCGACTTCGAACGGCGGCACGGGCTGCCCGTGGAGCGCCTCTATGTGGCCAAAATGCTCTACGCCCTGACCGCCCTGGCCGAGGAGGGCGCCTTCCCGCGCGGGAGCACGGTCGCGGCCGTCGTCACCGGCCGCCCCTTCCCCTAG
- a CDS encoding N-acetylmuramoyl-L-alanine amidase, which translates to MSAGSFLKALRAEGLTVVEVGDWRDHNRNHKGPWGPVHGVMIHHTVTKGSARTVEICRKGYEGLPGPLCHGVITKDGRVHLVGYGRANHAGFGDDEVLRAVIAEKGLPPDNEANTDGNRHFYGFECENLGDGKDPWPAVQLEAIEKAAAAVCRYHGWNERSVIGHLEWQPGKVDPRGFTMSSMRGRIRDRLK; encoded by the coding sequence ATGTCCGCGGGCAGTTTTCTGAAGGCACTGAGAGCCGAGGGCCTCACCGTCGTCGAGGTCGGGGACTGGCGGGATCACAACCGCAATCACAAGGGCCCGTGGGGCCCCGTCCACGGCGTCATGATCCATCACACCGTGACCAAGGGCAGTGCGCGCACCGTCGAGATCTGCCGCAAGGGATACGAGGGCCTGCCCGGCCCGCTGTGCCACGGCGTGATCACCAAGGACGGCAGAGTGCACCTCGTCGGCTACGGCCGTGCCAACCACGCCGGGTTCGGTGACGACGAGGTGCTGCGGGCGGTGATCGCGGAGAAGGGACTGCCCCCGGACAACGAGGCCAACACCGACGGCAACCGCCACTTCTACGGCTTCGAGTGCGAGAACCTGGGCGACGGCAAGGACCCCTGGCCCGCCGTCCAGCTCGAGGCCATCGAGAAGGCGGCCGCCGCGGTCTGCCGCTACCACGGGTGGAACGAGCGGTCCGTGATCGGGCACCTGGAGTGGCAGCCGGGGAAGGTGGACCCGCGCGGGTTCACGATGTCCTCGATGCGGGGGCGGATCCGGGACCGGCTGAAGTGA
- a CDS encoding family 2B encapsulin nanocompartment shell protein, translating into MSAGEEVRTEQGRPQQSLGTAAARNLATTTKSVPQMQEISSRWLLRTLPWVDVKGGTYRVNRRLSFAVGDGRVTFVKTGDRVEVVPAELGELPALRSYEDEEVLSELAQRCEQREFAPGDVIASFGSRTDTVYLLAHGRVEKVGTGPYGEDESLGVLADGAYFGDGALLDGDAIWEYTARAVTACTVLALPRQEVERIAERAGSLADHLRQRRSIPRQRTNRYGEKEIDLAAGHTGEPDIPHTFVDYEARPREYELSVAQTVLRIHTRVADLYNQPMNQTEQQLRLTVEALKERQEHELVNNREFGLLHNCEYDQRIQPHNGVPSPDDMDELLSRRRGTKLFLAHPRAIAAFGRELNRRGLVPETIDIGGNRIPTWRGVPIYPCNKIPVTEARTSSIIAMRTGEEDQGVVGLRATGIPDEIEPSLSVRFMGINEQAVIKYLVTAYYSAAVLVPDALGVLENVEIGRWQ; encoded by the coding sequence ATGTCGGCAGGCGAAGAGGTCCGCACCGAGCAGGGCAGGCCGCAGCAGAGTCTGGGAACTGCGGCCGCGCGGAACCTGGCCACCACGACCAAGTCCGTACCCCAGATGCAGGAGATCAGCTCTCGCTGGCTGCTGCGCACGCTGCCCTGGGTGGACGTCAAGGGCGGTACGTACCGGGTCAACCGCAGGCTTTCCTTCGCCGTGGGCGACGGCCGGGTGACGTTCGTCAAGACCGGTGACCGCGTCGAGGTCGTCCCCGCCGAGCTGGGAGAGCTTCCCGCGCTGCGGTCCTACGAGGACGAAGAGGTGCTCTCCGAACTCGCCCAGCGCTGTGAGCAGCGGGAGTTCGCCCCGGGTGACGTGATCGCCTCCTTCGGCAGCCGGACCGACACCGTGTATCTGCTGGCGCACGGCAGGGTCGAGAAGGTCGGCACCGGCCCCTACGGGGAAGACGAGTCCCTCGGCGTCCTCGCCGACGGCGCCTACTTCGGCGACGGGGCACTGCTCGACGGCGACGCCATCTGGGAGTACACCGCCCGCGCGGTGACCGCCTGCACGGTCCTGGCACTGCCCCGCCAGGAGGTCGAGCGGATCGCGGAGCGGGCCGGGTCCCTGGCCGACCATCTGCGGCAGCGGCGCTCCATCCCGCGGCAGCGCACCAACCGGTACGGCGAGAAGGAGATCGACCTCGCCGCCGGCCACACCGGTGAACCGGACATCCCGCACACCTTCGTCGACTACGAGGCCCGGCCCCGCGAGTACGAACTGAGCGTCGCCCAGACGGTCCTGCGCATCCACACGCGCGTGGCCGACCTCTACAACCAGCCGATGAACCAGACCGAGCAGCAGCTGCGGCTCACCGTCGAGGCGCTCAAGGAGCGCCAGGAGCACGAGCTGGTCAACAACCGCGAGTTCGGGCTGCTGCACAACTGCGAGTACGACCAGCGGATCCAGCCGCACAACGGGGTGCCGAGCCCGGACGACATGGACGAGCTGCTCAGCAGGCGGCGCGGCACCAAGCTGTTCCTCGCCCACCCGCGCGCGATCGCCGCCTTCGGCCGCGAGCTCAACCGGCGCGGACTCGTCCCGGAGACGATCGACATCGGCGGCAACCGCATCCCCACCTGGCGAGGTGTGCCGATCTACCCGTGCAACAAGATCCCGGTCACCGAGGCCCGTACGTCCTCGATCATCGCCATGCGTACCGGCGAGGAGGACCAGGGCGTCGTCGGCCTGCGGGCCACCGGCATCCCCGACGAGATCGAGCCGAGCCTGTCGGTGCGCTTCATGGGCATCAACGAACAGGCCGTCATCAAGTACTTGGTGACGGCCTACTACTCGGCCGCGGTCCTGGTCCCGGACGCGCTCGGCGTGCTGGAGAACGTCGAGATCGGCCGCTGGCAGTGA
- a CDS encoding family 2 encapsulin nanocompartment cargo protein polyprenyl transferase, which produces MTQTKQRTADEHRPTGAPAGLGGLGADRDDGEGTFDGQEAEALLHRARELVDPELRAAIATLPGSMRQVALYHFGWQHADGTPAAGNAGKAIRPALVLAAASALGGPAARAAAVRAAAAVELIHNFTLLHDDVMDRDPTRRHRPTAWAVFGDVDAILAGDALQALALRLLAEDPHPASAMAAARVAQCVVELCAGQHTDTAMERRAPGDVTLDEVLAMAEAKTGALLGCACALGALYAGAAVEDVDALDAFGREAGLAFQLIDDVIGIWGDPHRTGKPAGADLAARKKSLPVVAALTSGTPAAAELAELYGAKGAAAEEDLARTALAVERAGGRDWAQAQAADRMARAMQELARAVPDPEAAGGLLALAEFVTRRST; this is translated from the coding sequence ATGACACAGACGAAGCAACGCACCGCCGACGAGCACCGCCCGACCGGTGCCCCGGCCGGGCTCGGGGGCCTCGGGGCGGACCGGGACGACGGGGAGGGGACCTTCGACGGGCAGGAGGCGGAGGCGCTGCTGCACCGTGCCCGGGAGCTGGTCGACCCGGAGCTGCGGGCGGCGATCGCGACGCTGCCGGGGTCGATGCGCCAGGTCGCGCTCTACCACTTCGGCTGGCAGCACGCGGACGGCACCCCGGCGGCGGGCAACGCGGGCAAGGCGATCCGCCCCGCGCTCGTCCTCGCCGCCGCCTCCGCGCTCGGCGGGCCCGCGGCCCGGGCCGCGGCGGTACGGGCGGCCGCGGCGGTGGAGCTGATCCACAACTTCACCCTGCTCCACGACGACGTGATGGACCGGGACCCCACACGCCGTCACCGGCCGACCGCCTGGGCCGTGTTCGGCGACGTCGACGCGATCCTCGCGGGAGACGCCCTGCAGGCGCTGGCCCTGCGGCTGCTCGCCGAGGACCCGCACCCCGCCTCCGCGATGGCGGCCGCCCGGGTCGCGCAGTGCGTCGTGGAGCTGTGTGCCGGCCAGCACACGGACACGGCCATGGAGCGGCGTGCGCCGGGGGACGTCACCCTCGACGAGGTGCTCGCCATGGCCGAGGCCAAGACCGGCGCGCTGCTGGGGTGCGCCTGTGCCCTGGGCGCGCTGTACGCGGGCGCCGCGGTGGAGGACGTGGACGCGCTGGACGCGTTCGGCCGCGAGGCCGGGCTGGCCTTCCAGCTCATCGACGACGTCATCGGCATATGGGGCGACCCGCACCGCACCGGCAAGCCGGCCGGGGCGGACCTCGCCGCCCGCAAGAAGTCCCTGCCGGTCGTCGCCGCGCTCACCTCCGGCACCCCGGCCGCCGCCGAACTGGCGGAACTGTACGGGGCGAAGGGCGCCGCGGCCGAGGAGGACCTGGCGCGGACCGCGCTGGCCGTGGAACGGGCGGGCGGGCGCGACTGGGCGCAGGCGCAGGCGGCCGACCGGATGGCCCGCGCGATGCAGGAACTGGCCCGCGCGGTGCCCGACCCTGAGGCGGCGGGCGGCCTGCTCGCGCTCGCCGAGTTCGTCACCCGGCGCAGCACCTGA
- a CDS encoding GNAT family N-acetyltransferase, whose product MGVAIRAAGEDDRELVVRLLDESFQDDPVSAWVFPGADHRRRTHPRLMAAFTDLVLAEGRVDVTEDGAACALWLSVPADDHAGDPDDDGPAQLRAAVDPDNERVELIGRLTAGIHPAGRAHEYLWMIGVTPGRQGEGLGTALIGSVLDRCDRENLPAYLEASSDRSRRLYERLGFARTGPALDLPEGPRMWPMWREPRPPAR is encoded by the coding sequence ATGGGCGTGGCGATCCGCGCGGCGGGCGAGGACGACCGGGAGCTGGTCGTCCGGCTGCTGGACGAGTCCTTCCAGGACGACCCGGTGAGCGCCTGGGTGTTCCCCGGCGCCGACCACCGGCGCAGGACGCACCCCCGGCTCATGGCCGCCTTCACCGATCTGGTGCTCGCCGAGGGACGCGTCGACGTCACCGAGGACGGCGCGGCCTGCGCGCTGTGGCTCTCCGTGCCCGCGGACGACCACGCCGGTGACCCGGACGACGACGGCCCCGCGCAGCTGCGCGCGGCCGTCGACCCGGACAACGAGCGCGTCGAACTGATCGGCCGCCTGACGGCCGGAATCCACCCCGCGGGCCGGGCGCACGAATACCTGTGGATGATCGGCGTCACCCCCGGTCGGCAGGGCGAGGGCCTCGGCACCGCGCTGATCGGGTCGGTCCTCGACCGCTGCGACCGCGAGAACCTGCCCGCCTATCTGGAGGCGAGCAGCGACCGCAGCCGCCGGCTGTACGAGCGTCTCGGCTTCGCCCGCACCGGCCCCGCCCTCGATCTGCCGGAGGGCCCTCGCATGTGGCCGATGTGGCGCGAGCCGCGCCCGCCGGCCCGCTGA
- a CDS encoding dihydrofolate reductase family protein codes for MRKLTYFIACSIDGFIGDPSGDASSMFAFTDEEFFAFIKAEYPETMPTVGRRAMGFDDVPNKHFDTIVQGRASYDLALKEGITSPYAHLREYVASRTLTESPDPNVEIISSDLVGRVRALKAEDGDLGIYLCGGSDVAGQLIDEIDELVIKTYPLVLGSGMPMFRSATAVPLFTLESVRALDNGLVVRTYGRKR; via the coding sequence TTGCGCAAGCTCACCTACTTCATCGCCTGCTCGATCGACGGGTTCATCGGGGACCCGAGCGGTGACGCGTCCTCGATGTTCGCCTTCACCGACGAGGAGTTCTTCGCCTTCATCAAGGCGGAATACCCGGAGACCATGCCGACCGTCGGCCGCCGGGCCATGGGCTTCGACGACGTGCCGAACAAGCACTTCGACACGATCGTCCAAGGTCGCGCCAGCTACGACCTGGCACTGAAGGAGGGCATCACCAGCCCCTACGCCCATCTGCGCGAGTACGTGGCCTCGCGCACCCTCACCGAGTCGCCCGACCCGAACGTGGAGATCATCTCCTCGGACCTGGTCGGCCGCGTCCGCGCGCTGAAGGCGGAGGACGGCGACCTCGGCATCTATCTCTGCGGCGGCTCCGACGTCGCCGGACAGCTGATCGACGAGATCGACGAACTCGTGATCAAGACGTACCCGCTCGTACTCGGCTCCGGCATGCCGATGTTCCGCTCGGCGACCGCCGTCCCGCTCTTCACGCTGGAATCGGTGCGTGCGCTCGACAACGGTCTGGTGGTGCGGACGTACGGCCGGAAGCGCTGA